The archaeon genome includes the window CGAGCGACTTCGGGTCCATGACTGCCACCCTGGACTGGGAGGGCCTGCCGAAGCGTTCGTAGAGCGAGGCGTTGTCTGCGAGCTCGAAGGTCATCATCTCCACCATTCCGGACCCGGCCATGACCGTGGCGGTGGAGTCGAGGAACTCCTGGAAGGGATTGAACGCGCCTGCCCTCTTGCTCGGAGGATACTCTGGGGGTATCTTGTCGACGCCGTAGCCGAGGGCGACCTCCTCTGCTATGTCCACGGGGTGGAGGATGTCGACCCTGTAAGCTGGGACAAGGACATTTGAGCCGGAGACCGAGAGGCGGCTCCTGGCCAGGCACTCCGCGATTTCCTGGCGGGACAGGTCGAGCCCGAGCGTCGAGCGGACCAGTTCCAGGTCGAGGGGGGTCTCGGTGGGCGAGAGGTTCGGGGTGGTCCTCGTCGCGGAAGGAAGCTTGACCTTGACCGTCCCTATCGAGGCCCCCATCTGAGCCAGGGTAGTCGCCATGATTGAGAGGACGGCGTCCCCGAGCCTCCGGTCAGTGCTCGTCACGTCGACGAGGAGATTGCGCGTCCTCTCGGTGACCTTGGTCTTCGACCCGTTGATGACTGGCGGGAAGGAGAGGACGGCGCCTTCCGCGTCCGTGATCATAGGATATGGGCCACCGGTGGGGAGCGCGCTGCCGTAGGAGCGCCCCTCGGTCGTGCTTCGGAGGATCCGTCCGACTGTCGCCTTTGAGGAGGCCCCCAGGGGAACGAAGGCGAACGAATCTCTGACCGCGCCGTAGTTCAGGGGAGCCTTGATTCGGTCGAGGTCGTGGAGGCCGATCGCCACGACCTTCCGCTTCCGGCCGAGGCCGTTGTGGAGGTCTTCCTGGAGTGAAATCATCTGTCGCACGTCCTCCTCGTCGAGCTTCATGCCCATGGCCGTGGCGAGCGCGATGTGGGGCCTGACCTTCGAGAGTCGCGGGTCGACGGTGACCGTCACGCCGGACGGAGCCGTGCCGAACCTTGGAAGGCCCTTCTCCTTGCCCAGGAGCCCCCTTAGCGACCTCGCTATTCCGTAGTCGGTCCCAAAGTCTGGCCTGTTCGGGCTGTACTCCAGTCTGACAGTGTCGCCCTCGACGCTTTCGATGTCAAGGCCGGCGTATGGGACCCTCTCCAGGATCGTCTTCCTGTCCGCCCCCACCATCCTGGTGAAGCGAGGCAGGCTAATGCGTACTACCGGCAAACTCCATCCTGTTCCTTAGCCAAGAGAGATCGGACCCATAGAGGTCGCGGAGGTCGTCGAGGCCGTAGCGCATGAGCATGAGGCGCTCGATGCCCGGTCCCCAGGCGAGGACAGGCACCTTCACTCCGAGCGGGAAGGTGACCTCTGGTCGGAAGACCCCGGAGCCACTGAGCTCGATCCATGACTTTGAGATCGGGGAGAACCCGACCACCTCCAAAGAAGGTTCGGTGTACGGGAAGTACGTGGGCCAGAGCTTCACATCCTTCATCCCCAGCTTCTTGTAGAACTCGGTCAGGAAGCCCATAAGGTGGCGGACGTTGAGGCCCTGGCCCACGATGATTCCGTCCATCTGGTAAAACTCGGCGAGGTGTTTGTAATCGAGGTTTTCATTTCTGTAAACTTTGGAGACTGCGAAGACCCGGGTCTCGCGCTCCTTGGACTCTGAGAGGGCCTTGACAGTCAGGACTGTGTTGTGGGTCCTCAGGACCAGCCGGCGAGCCTCTTCGATGCGCCACAGGTACTCCCAGCCCCTGCTGCCCGTCTTCCATCCGTCTTCGTGGGTGGACGCTACGTTGGCCACTACTCCGGTCCGCTTCAGCGAAGAGTCGGAGAGGCCCTCGAGGTAGAAAGTATCCTGCATCTCCCTGCCCGGGTGGTCCTGAGGTACGAAGAGCGCGTCGAAGTTCCAGAACGCGGTGTGCACGCTCTCCCCGTCCACCTCGGTGAATCCCATGGAGACGTATGCTTCCTTGACTTCCCTGATGAAGTCGCGAACCGGGTGCCTGCGGCCTGGGTAGAAGACTGGGGGCTTCGCTACCACGTCGATGGGCCTCAGCGTCTTGCCCCGCCAGGACCTGGAGGCGAGGACCTCGGGGGTGACCTTGTCGAGGAGCCCGGCCTCCCCTTCCTGTTCAGAGGCGCCCTTGCCCCTGGCCGTCAGGGAAATGCTCGTCTGCTTCCTTTCAAGCCGCCTGACGGCCCCCCTCTTCAGGAGGTCGTCGAGGACGCGACGCTGGTCGCCTGAAACCGATGCGTAGGAAAGACCCTTCTGAATCGACTCCATGAGGCGCGCGAGCGAGTCGGGGCCCTTCGAGTCGGAGAGGGACACCGTCGGAGCGGCTCCCTGAGTCATCTGCACCCATCCCGAGGCCCGAGCCCTTCCCAACGCGGCGCTGAACTCCTCTTGGGAGAGGCTCTTCCGAAGAGAGTCCATGCTGGCAGAACCTCCTGACTCCCTGATCTTGGCGACAAGGCTGAGTTCAGGAGGGCGCCTGACGACCTCGAGTGTGGACTCCGCGCTCTCGGAGACGATGACGAGCCCTTTCGACTCAAGCCACTGGAGAGCGCGCCGGATCTGGTCAGGGCCCAAGCCAGACCGATCGACTAGGGTGTCGAAGTCGAGGGGCCGCCCTGTCTCCAGTGAGGCCAGTATCTTCCGCTCCAGCGGATGGAGTGACTCGGACACTTCGCCTAGCGCTTCCCCGAAGTGGCTATGGCCTTCTTGCCTGCGCGGAGCAGCTCCTTAGCCTGAGGGATGAAAGCTTCGCGCTTCTTCTGGTGGTCCTCGAGGAAGCCCTTGACGAGGCCGGCGGCCTCCTGCTTGCATTCGCCGCAGAGGCGGATACCTTTCACGCACTCGTGATAGACCCTCTCCACGTGCTCGTCGTCTGTCGCAAAGTGGAACCTGTAGAGGTCGTAGACGGGGCAGATGTCTGCCCTGCCCCCGAGGCGCCTCTGTTCCTCGACCGTGTCCCGCCCCCCCGTGAAGGCGCTCAGGACCTTCTTTGACGCCGCGGTCGGCTTGTCGTCGAGGGTCAGGAGAGATGCCTCGGCCCTCTTCGACATCTTCTGGTCGCCCGAGAGGCCGAGCATCAGCCTATGGTATAGCGCCGAGGGTGGGAGGAAGCCGAAGTCGTCGTGATACTTCGCGGCGAGGTCGCGCGCCAGCCTGAGGTGCGGGTCTTGGTCCGCACCGACGGGGACGAGGACCGGCTTTGGTCCGCCGAAGTCTTCGAGCTGAGGCATGAGGATGTCGCCCGCCTGCACGAGGGCTGCCATGTACAGGCCGATCTGCCGCTCGCCATAGATCGCCTTGAGCATGTTGTTCGTGACCCCCCTCGAGAAGATCGTGGCGAGCCGCGAGACCCTGATCTCTTCGCTCTGGAGATAGACTACGGCCCTCTCAGGGTCGAGCCCGAGTGCGAGGATGTCTGCGATGTTCTTCACGGCTATCTTCGACGTCTCTGCGAAGGAGAGGCCGTTGTCGGCGTACGCCTCCACGTCTGCGATGGCGTAGAAGACCGTCGCCTTCTTCGAAACTGACTGGAAGTAGACCATGTCGTCGGCAGTCATCTTGGTCCCCAGGTGGAAGTCGCCTGTCGGCTTGATCCCGCTCATCACCGCGTAGGGCTTGTTGTTGTCGATCGCGTCGAGGATCCTCCCCAAGTCCCTGTGCCCGAAGTCGATCCCCCTCCTGAGGTGGACGCTCGGGTTCTTGAATCGTGGAACCAAGGGTGCCACTGGCTCGATGCCGAACTCGGCCTGGAGGCGGGCGTAATCCTTGACGCCGGACGTTCCCCAGGGGTCGAGAGAGGCTCCCTCCACATTGCTCCTGCCGTGAGGTTCTGATATTATCTCTTCGGTCGATGAGGCTCAGCCTTTCGTGGACTTGCGGGCGATTCGGCCCTCCGTGTCGATCTCGCCCCTCCGAATGCGAGTCGAGGAGATGGGCTTCGAGTCCTCGGCGAGGACGTGCTCGATCGTGACCACCTCCAGGGGAGGGAACCCGCGTTGAGCCCTCAGCGAGTTGGCCAGGGGGACCCGCGCGGCTGTCTCCCCTGTGACCACGATCGCCTCGACGTCGGGAGAGGCGATGCCCGGGCCGAAGTAATCGTCCAGCTTTGCGATGATGTACTTCCTCCGCGGAAACTTCTGCCCGATGAGCCTCTCGAGCCCCTGGATTCTCTCTTCGTAGCTCTGGTCGGGGGTCTTCCCTTCCTTGGCGGCGAATGGGTCCGACGTGACCCCTATCACGACCGTCTCCCCCACCTCGAAACTCTTGGAGAGGAGGGCCAGATGCCCCTTGTGGATGTGGTCGAAGGTCCCGCCGGTCGCGACCTTCCGGTACTTCATCTGAGGTCGGCCTCAGTCCGAATCAATTGAAATACTGCACTCCTGCCGGCGGACTTACGCAATAAGGATTCGTGAGAGGAGAAGCCAATGATTCCCGGAGAGTATGCGAGGTCAGGCCGGATCACCAGCGAGGTACGCGCGAGGGTGAAGGAGTTTGTCAAGCCCGGGACTGGATATCTGGAGGCCTGCAGGTTCGTAGAAGAGGAGATCTCCTCTAGGAAGGGGGCCCCGGCCTTTCCCGTCGGGATAGGAGTCAACCATGTGACTGCGCACTACTCTCCGCAGGAGAAGGAGGCCTCTGTCTTCAAGGAGAGCGACCTGGTTAAGGTGGACTTCGGAGTCCACGTCGACGGGTACGTCACAGACACAGCGGTCAGCGTCACTTTCAACCCTTCGTACGAGCCGATGCTTGAGGCATCAGAGAGGGCCCTCGGCGTGGCGATAGCGGCCCTGCGCAAGGAGCAGAGGGCGGGGGAGATAGGCAGAGAGATCAGGAAGGAGGTGGCCCGCCTGGGCTTCAAGACGATTGAGAACCTCACCGGGCACACGGTTGACAGGTACCAGGTCCATGCAGGCAAGAGCATCCCGAACCTCTACGTGCCGGGCATGCAGGCCCTGCGCAAGGGCGACGTCTTCGCGATCGAGCCTTTCGTCACGCCTGCGGGAGCAGCAGGGTACGTGGTTGACGCCCCCCTGACGACGATCTTCTCAGTCGTGGCAAGGAAGAGGATAGGAACTAAGGAACTGGACGCGTTCGTCGACAAGGTCTGGGAGGAGAGAAAGACCCTACCCTTCACCCCTAGGTGGTACCCAGACGACCTAGGAGGAGGGAAGCTGGACTCGGTCCTTGGAAAGCTGGTTGCCAAGAAGGTAGTGAGGTCGTACCCTACCTTGGTAGAGGCCTCGGGGAACCCCGTGGCGCAATTCGAGCACACAGTGGCGCTGACGGAAGGAGGGCCAGTCGTCCTAACTTGAGGGCTTCGAGCTCTCGGCGTAGACCAGGCTGACCCGGGTCTGGTTTCCGCACTTCGTGCACTTCGCCCCGTCCTTTGTGACGTAGTCGCCCACTGCGAAGGCGCGCTTCGTCTTCTGTCCGCAGACAGGGCACTCCTCGATGGAGTAGACGAGCAGCTTGTACTTCTTGTCGCTCGAAGGGACTGAACTCATCATTGCGCTACGCCAAGCGTGTTGCCGATTCCAGCTACCAAGACCTCGTCCCCTTCCTTCGTCTTCTCTTCGATGAGCCTGTTCAGGACCTGCGAGACCTTGTCGGAGGCCTCTGCGATGTCCTTCCTCATCACTGTAATCGCTTCCAATATGCTCTGCTTGACGAGTATAGCGTAGAGCGGAATCTTGTTGAGGGTCGCGACCTCCTCAATCTGGTACTTCTCGACCCCGATCCCGCCGATTGCAGCGCCCACGCCCTCTGCGATCTCTCCCGTCTTCTCCCCTTCTAGCTTGAGGGCGGCGTCGATCATCACTATCGCGCTCGGCTTGATTCCCATCTCCTCGATGATCTTCTTGATGGCTACGCCTGGCTGCCCCACGTACGCCATGGGTCCGTCAGCCTTCACAACGTAGAGCTTGCGTCCCTTGTACTCTGTGACCGCCATGACCGTGTCCTTCGCGACCACACGCTTCTCCTTTCCGATCATGAACTTCGAGACGACGACCGGGCCGATCCCGTCACCCACAGGCTGCCCGACCTTGA containing:
- a CDS encoding phenylalanine--tRNA ligase subunit beta, encoding MPVVRISLPRFTRMVGADRKTILERVPYAGLDIESVEGDTVRLEYSPNRPDFGTDYGIARSLRGLLGKEKGLPRFGTAPSGVTVTVDPRLSKVRPHIALATAMGMKLDEEDVRQMISLQEDLHNGLGRKRKVVAIGLHDLDRIKAPLNYGAVRDSFAFVPLGASSKATVGRILRSTTEGRSYGSALPTGGPYPMITDAEGAVLSFPPVINGSKTKVTERTRNLLVDVTSTDRRLGDAVLSIMATTLAQMGASIGTVKVKLPSATRTTPNLSPTETPLDLELVRSTLGLDLSRQEIAECLARSRLSVSGSNVLVPAYRVDILHPVDIAEEVALGYGVDKIPPEYPPSKRAGAFNPFQEFLDSTATVMAGSGMVEMMTFELADNASLYERFGRPSQSRVAVMDPKSLDHSVLRDSLIPTLMAALTSNVKSDYPQRVFEVGRVFFRSGARVGEGWRLGCLLAHSGSNFSEAKMHAEALCRILAGKEATSIGAEHWAFSPGRTASLALGGKRLGVVGEVRPEVLESFGLRVPVSGFELDLSSIYEQLK
- a CDS encoding pantetheine-phosphate adenylyltransferase → MKYRKVATGGTFDHIHKGHLALLSKSFEVGETVVIGVTSDPFAAKEGKTPDQSYEERIQGLERLIGQKFPRRKYIIAKLDDYFGPGIASPDVEAIVVTGETAARVPLANSLRAQRGFPPLEVVTIEHVLAEDSKPISSTRIRRGEIDTEGRIARKSTKG
- the trpS gene encoding tryptophan--tRNA ligase — protein: MEGASLDPWGTSGVKDYARLQAEFGIEPVAPLVPRFKNPSVHLRRGIDFGHRDLGRILDAIDNNKPYAVMSGIKPTGDFHLGTKMTADDMVYFQSVSKKATVFYAIADVEAYADNGLSFAETSKIAVKNIADILALGLDPERAVVYLQSEEIRVSRLATIFSRGVTNNMLKAIYGERQIGLYMAALVQAGDILMPQLEDFGGPKPVLVPVGADQDPHLRLARDLAAKYHDDFGFLPPSALYHRLMLGLSGDQKMSKRAEASLLTLDDKPTAASKKVLSAFTGGRDTVEEQRRLGGRADICPVYDLYRFHFATDDEHVERVYHECVKGIRLCGECKQEAAGLVKGFLEDHQKKREAFIPQAKELLRAGKKAIATSGKR
- a CDS encoding type II methionyl aminopeptidase, producing MIPGEYARSGRITSEVRARVKEFVKPGTGYLEACRFVEEEISSRKGAPAFPVGIGVNHVTAHYSPQEKEASVFKESDLVKVDFGVHVDGYVTDTAVSVTFNPSYEPMLEASERALGVAIAALRKEQRAGEIGREIRKEVARLGFKTIENLTGHTVDRYQVHAGKSIPNLYVPGMQALRKGDVFAIEPFVTPAGAAGYVVDAPLTTIFSVVARKRIGTKELDAFVDKVWEERKTLPFTPRWYPDDLGGGKLDSVLGKLVAKKVVRSYPTLVEASGNPVAQFEHTVALTEGGPVVLT
- a CDS encoding phenylalanine--tRNA ligase subunit alpha; translated protein: MSESLHPLERKILASLETGRPLDFDTLVDRSGLGPDQIRRALQWLESKGLVIVSESAESTLEVVRRPPELSLVAKIRESGGSASMDSLRKSLSQEEFSAALGRARASGWVQMTQGAAPTVSLSDSKGPDSLARLMESIQKGLSYASVSGDQRRVLDDLLKRGAVRRLERKQTSISLTARGKGASEQEGEAGLLDKVTPEVLASRSWRGKTLRPIDVVAKPPVFYPGRRHPVRDFIREVKEAYVSMGFTEVDGESVHTAFWNFDALFVPQDHPGREMQDTFYLEGLSDSSLKRTGVVANVASTHEDGWKTGSRGWEYLWRIEEARRLVLRTHNTVLTVKALSESKERETRVFAVSKVYRNENLDYKHLAEFYQMDGIIVGQGLNVRHLMGFLTEFYKKLGMKDVKLWPTYFPYTEPSLEVVGFSPISKSWIELSGSGVFRPEVTFPLGVKVPVLAWGPGIERLMLMRYGLDDLRDLYGSDLSWLRNRMEFAGSTH